In the Pseudomonadota bacterium genome, CTGCTCGACCGTCAGGTACGTGTGGAGCTGCTCGCGGAGGAAGCCGAACGATCGGGCTTTGGCAAGCACCCGAAGCTCGTCCATAGCGTCAAGCAGAACAGCGTCCAGTTGCTCATCCGAAAGGAGTTCGATGAGCGCATTACGCCCGAGTCGGTGGCTGCCGAGGATGTCGCCAAGTACTACGAACAGCACCTGGCCGAATTCAACCGCGAGGCCATGGTCCGTGCGGGCCACATCGCGCTAGAGGACCCCAAACGGGCCAGGGAGCTGCTCAAGAAGGTGCGATCCGCGGACATGCGCGAGTTCAGGAAGCTGGCACGCGAGCACAGCACCGACGCACAGACCAAGCTGCGCGGCGGCGACCTCAACTACTTCAACGCCGCCGGCGTACCTCAGGGCGCCGACAAAGCAAGTATCGACCCCGCGATCGTGGGGGCTGCCTTCAAGCTGAAGAAAATCGGGGACATCGCACCACGGCCCGTCCGCACGGCGAGCGGCTTCAGCCTCGTCAAGTTGACCGGCAAGCGACCTGGCCAGAAGCGGACAAAGGAAGAAGTCGAAGCCAGCATTCGTCTGCGACTGTGGCGCCAGCAGCGCCAGCAAGCGATAGAGGAGTTTGTCTCGCAGCTGAAGAAGGACAACGAGCCAAAGCTGCACACCGCCTCGATCGAGCTCATCCGCCTCGAGCCGGAAACAGCCGGGGCCCGAGGCCCGGCCTCGTTGAGCCCGGCCAAGCCCGTTCCCACACACAAGCCGCACAGCTCTGCGCCCGCACGTTCGCGGGCCCCGTACTAGACCGACTCGAGACTAGCGCCTAGAAGTCGAGACTAGAGGGAAGAGACTTCTGGCGCGCGGGCAGCGGGAAACACAAGCTTCACGTCGGGGCGGTCAGGGCGAGCACGCCTTGAAGCAGCGCGGCGTAGCTGGGATCAAACCCGGAAAAGACACGCATTCGCCCCCCAAGGCGTCGCATTGGGTCGTGCCGCACGGCGGTGGCAGCATATTGAACGGCGGCGGCGAGCTCTGTGTGTAGGCGCAATAGGGGATCGGAGAGACTTGCGGGTTGTTGACGCAAGTGGCGGTAACCGGGCAGGTGCCTGACCCGAACCCCAAGCCAGCTGGACCGAACCCGCCAAAACCACTCGGGCCCCAGCCAAAACCGCTGAAACCAAAACCGCCAAAGCCAAAACCACCAAAGCCAAACCCGGCCGCGCCAAAGCCAAAACCGCCAAACCCGGCCGCACCGATGGGCTGCTGGTTGTTACATCCACCGGCGCAGACGGCTATGCCCGCCACCAGCGCCGCCACCAGAACCGGATTGC is a window encoding:
- a CDS encoding peptidyl-prolyl cis-trans isomerase, which codes for MVRPGAETLARALLVVVLVASTLSAQSPATRGTNRQGNPEAGPDPIPRVDAAERERLARPVVGFEGGAITVADLEAILAEMSPIVRRRYRKPEALKALLDRQVRVELLAEEAERSGFGKHPKLVHSVKQNSVQLLIRKEFDERITPESVAAEDVAKYYEQHLAEFNREAMVRAGHIALEDPKRARELLKKVRSADMREFRKLAREHSTDAQTKLRGGDLNYFNAAGVPQGADKASIDPAIVGAAFKLKKIGDIAPRPVRTASGFSLVKLTGKRPGQKRTKEEVEASIRLRLWRQQRQQAIEEFVSQLKKDNEPKLHTASIELIRLEPETAGARGPASLSPAKPVPTHKPHSSAPARSRAPY